Genomic DNA from Halorussus rarus:
GACCTCGGCGCTGTCGTCGTCCGCTGCGTCCTGCTCGCCGTCCTCCTCTTCGTCCTCGCGGTCGCTCTCGTCGGTGAGTTCGATGGTCGTCCCGCCGTCGAGTCCGGTGGAATCGTCGCGCTCGGGGTCGGTCCGGCCGCGCTCGCGATTGATGTCCCGCTCGCGCCGGCGCTCCTCGTCGACTTCCCGGCGCTCGCGCTCGATGCGGTCGCGGATCTCGCGGTTGATGCGCCGGGCGTCGTCGAGGATGCCACGCGCCTCGTCGTCGCGGGGCAGGTCGCTCTCCCGGATGGTGGTCTCGACGTCCTCCAGCGCCGACTCCAGCCGGTCGAGGGTGAGCCGGCTCGCGTCGGCGGCCCGCGACTGGAGCCGGTCGCGCTCCTCGTCGACGACGCTGCGCTCGGGGTCGACCAGCCGGATGACCTGCTGGAGCGCCTTCAGCGCCCGGACGTTGGCCTCCAGCATCGCGATGGCGGTCGGGATGGCGTACTCGCCGGTGAACGACAGTACCTCGCGGGGGGTCGGCGGCCGGGGCAGGCCGAGCGGTCCCTCCGGCGGGCGGCCGAGCTCCGTCCGGAGTTCGCGCACGCGAGTCTCGAGTTCCTCGACGCGGTCGTCGAGTCGCTCGGGGTCGCGGGGGTCGTCCCGGTCGCGCCGGTCGTCGGGGTCGTCTCTCATGGGCGGCCGTACGTGTCGCGGCGTAAAGAAGTTGGCCCGCGTTCCGGAGCGCGGTCGGCGCCTCCTCGGCGCGGCGCGAGACGCCGGGTCGACGTTCAGAACCCCTCGCGCAGGAAGACCTCGCGCTCGGGGAACATCGCTGCCAGCGCCTCGCGCGCCGCGGCCGTCCGGACGTCGAGGTCGGCGAGTCGCTCGGCGTCGGCGACCGAGTGGTAGCCCACGTACACCTGCGAGAGCGCGCCGACGCCGGCGGTCGCGTCGGCGTCCGTCGTCGCCACCCCGTCGCCGATCCGCTCGCAGGTGGCCCGGCCGTCCTCGACGGCGACCCGGAACGTCGCGTCGTTCCGGTCGACCAGCGGGTCCGAGACCGCGAGGGTGAACGCGGCGTCGGGCCCGTCCGGGTACTCCATCGCCTCGATGGCCGCCGGCACGTCGACGAGTCGGACCATCGGCCCGGCCTCGACCTCGCAGTCGACGGCCGCGGGGTCGGGCGACAGGTCGAGCAGGTCCGTGCCCGGCGGCCCCCTGAGCCGCACGCGCTCGACCTGCGAGTCGTGGTCGGCCAGGAAGCGCAGGCAGTTGACCCGCGCGGCGTGGTCGGCGGCCGCGAACTCCGGGACGGTGAGGACCTTGCCCTCGTCCTCCTCCTCGACCCGATAGACGACGTACCCCCTGAGGTCGCCGTCGGGAGACTCCCAGCCGTAGGCGTAGGGCTCGCCCCGCCAGCTGTCGAAGATGCGCTTGCGCCACCACTTCTCGGTGCGCTCGATGTTCAGTTCGTACCCCTCGTCGGCGGCCCGCAGGACCCGGCCGAGCCGCTCGTGGTCGTCGGCGTCGACGGGGCGGAACTCGCCGCCTGCGAGGGGGTCGTCGCGGGTCCACGCCAGGGCGTCGGGGGGACACTCGTAGCGGGTCCACTTGTTCGCGGTGCCCCAGCCCTGTCGCTCGTAGAAGGCGTGCTCGAACGCCCAGAGCGCGGTCAGGACGTCGCCGCGGTCGCGGTACTCCGCCAGCGACTCCGCGAGCAGCCGGGCGACGTTGCCCTGCCGGCGGTGTTCCGGCGGGGTGGCGACGGCGGAGAGACCAGGCATCTCGATGTGCCTGCCTCGCAGGCGGGTCCGGAACCAGTAGTGGCGACAGACGCAGAGCATCCGGTCGCCGTCGAACAGCGCCCGCGGCTCGCCCGGCTGGTCGTCGACGTCCCAGTCGAACTCCTCCTGCGGGCCGTCTTCGAGGCTGAAGGCGTAGTGGACGTACTCCTGGAACTGCTCGCTCCGGTCCTCGGGAAGCTCCCGGTACTCCATGTCCCAACCGCGTCTGGACGGGATAAATAGGTTGGTTCGGTGTGCGAACGGGTCACAGCGGGACGACGAGCGAGCGTCCCGGAGTCGCGGTCGGCGTGCCGCGGCGGACCTGCCGAGCCGGCTCT
This window encodes:
- a CDS encoding DUF7547 family protein codes for the protein MRDDPDDRRDRDDPRDPERLDDRVEELETRVRELRTELGRPPEGPLGLPRPPTPREVLSFTGEYAIPTAIAMLEANVRALKALQQVIRLVDPERSVVDEERDRLQSRAADASRLTLDRLESALEDVETTIRESDLPRDDEARGILDDARRINREIRDRIERERREVDEERRRERDINRERGRTDPERDDSTGLDGGTTIELTDESDREDEEEDGEQDAADDDSAEVDVEAELESIKDEMENRQREDRSAADDADEDASDETDEAAAGEDAETEGSDADTGDDGGSDDADGSHDSTGA
- a CDS encoding GNAT family N-acetyltransferase, with amino-acid sequence MEYRELPEDRSEQFQEYVHYAFSLEDGPQEEFDWDVDDQPGEPRALFDGDRMLCVCRHYWFRTRLRGRHIEMPGLSAVATPPEHRRQGNVARLLAESLAEYRDRGDVLTALWAFEHAFYERQGWGTANKWTRYECPPDALAWTRDDPLAGGEFRPVDADDHERLGRVLRAADEGYELNIERTEKWWRKRIFDSWRGEPYAYGWESPDGDLRGYVVYRVEEEDEGKVLTVPEFAAADHAARVNCLRFLADHDSQVERVRLRGPPGTDLLDLSPDPAAVDCEVEAGPMVRLVDVPAAIEAMEYPDGPDAAFTLAVSDPLVDRNDATFRVAVEDGRATCERIGDGVATTDADATAGVGALSQVYVGYHSVADAERLADLDVRTAAAREALAAMFPEREVFLREGF